The Oceanicaulis sp. nucleotide sequence CCGCCCGACCATTTTCGAGCACCGCGATCCGCACGACGAGATCCGCCGTCCGATGACCGTGGAGGCGAGCGCGTTCCAGTCGATCATGAACGCGATGACCATCGTCGCCGCAGAGCAGCAGACGATGAATTTCTACATGACGGTCGGCAATCGTCCCGAGGATCCGCTCGCGCGCGGGCTCTATCTCGAGATCGCCGAGATCGAGGAGCAGCACGTCAGCCACTACGAGACGATCATGGACCCCTCGACGTCCTGGCTGATGCGCAACGTGCTGCACCAGTATCATGAGTGCTGGATGTACTGGTCTGCGATGGAGGACGAAACCGATCCGCGCATCCGCTCGATCTGGGAGCTCCATCTCGGCATGGAGATCGAGCATTTGCGCCTGGCCTGCGAGGCGATGAAGGCGATCGAGAAGCGCGACCCGGCCGAGTTCCTGCCCGCGAACGGCATGGAGCACGGCGTCACCTTCCACGAGAACAAGGCCTATGTGCGCGACGTGCTGGAAAATCAGGTGGATCTCACCGGCTATGACAGCGCCTTCGTGCCGATCGGCGACCTGCCCGAGGGTCATCGCTATTTCGAGTACCAGGCCAGGGTCAACGACGGCGGCGTGCCGTCCGAACAGGTCGTCGACAAGCGGATCGCCGAGAAGGGCGAGGACTATCGCCTCGAGACCGAAGGCGAACACCCGGTCGCGCCGCTGCGCCGGGACGGAAACCTCGACGATCTCGGATACGGGAAGCATGGGGCCGGCCGGGCCTAGGAGGCGAACATGTCAGACAGCGAACACACCGGACTTCGCGGCGCGATCGATCGCGCCGCCGACGCGATGGGCGGGCTCGCCGGCAAGGGCGCGGCCGGCATGACCACCGGCGGATCGAAATTCGTCGAGCGCGCCGTGAACGGCAACCGCTACGAGCTTCAGGCCGCCGCCATCGCCCTGAAGCGCAGCCGCAGCGAGGCCGTCCGCGCCTTCGCGCAGCGCATGAAGGCCGATCATACGACCGCCCATCACCAGATGGCGTGCACGCTCCAGAGCATTCCCGACGCGCCCGAGCCGCCGGCCGAACTCGACAGCCGGCACGGTCAGATGATCGACCATCTCGAGAAAGCGTCCGACGACGATTTCGACCAGCGCTATCTCGAGCAGCAGGACCTGGCGCACCAGGAAACCGCCGAGCTTCTGGACACCTTCGCCACCCAGGGCGACGACCCCAGGCTCGTCATGTTCGCCAGGGGTACGGTCCCCACCGTGAAGCGCCATCTCGAGCACGTGCGCCGTCTGCGTAACGGCTGATCGCGCGCCGGCGGGCCGGTGTCAGGCGCTCCGCCCGTCGGCGACGTGCACGTGCGGCCCGCGCGGCACGACGCCGCTCGGATTGATCGTGTCGTGGCTCTCGTAATAGTGCCGTTTGGCGTGATCGAGATCGAACAGATCCCCGATCCCGTGTCCGGTGTGCAGGCGCCGCGCGTAGGCCGAGAGCGCCGGAAAATCGATCAGCCGTTTCAGATTGCACTTGAAATGGCCGTGATAGACCGGATCGAACCGCACCAGCGTCGTGTAGAGCCGCCAGTCCGCCTCGGTCAGGGTGTCGCCGAGCAGATAGGGGCGTCCGTCTGACAGCTGGGTCTCCAGCCGGTCGAGGGCCGCGAACAGCGCCGTCACCTCTTCTTCGTAGACGTCCTGCGCGGTGGCGAAGCCGGACTTGTAGACGCCGTTGTTCACGTGTGAATAAATTTCGGCGTTCGCCGCGTCGATCTCCGGGCGGAGGCGCTCGGGATAAAAGTCGCCCTCCGCCGCGCCCACGCCGTCGAACGCTGAATTGAACATTCGGATGATGTCCGCGCTTTCGTTGGACACGATCGTGCCGCGCTGCTTGTCCCACAAGACCGGCACCGTCACGCGGCCGGTATAGTCGGTCTTGGCCGCCAGATAGACCTGATAGAGGAAATCCGCGCCGTGCAGCGGATCGGGGATCACGCCGGGCCCGTCCCTGAACTCCCAGCCGTTATCTTTCATCCGCCAGTGCACGACCGACAGGCCGACCATGTCCTCCAGCCCTTTAAGCCGGCGGAAGACCAGCGTGCGGTGCGCCCACGGGCAGGCGTAGGAGACGTAGAGATGATACCGGCCCGGTTCGGCCTTGAAACCGCCCTCGCCGGTCGGGCCGGGCGCGCCGTCGGCGGTCACCCAGTTGCGGAACACGCTGTCCTGGCGTTTGAACCGGCCGCCTGTGGACTTGGTGTCGTACCATTGGTCACGCCAGACGCCGTCGACGAGCAGGCCCATGGGGTGCTCCTTCGGTTGCGAATAAAAATCGGTTCAGAAGCGGCCCTGTTGGTAGTCCAGCATGGCCTGCCGCACCTCGCCTTCGGTGGTCATCACGAAGGGCCCGCCCCAGAAGATCGGCTCGCCGATGGGCTTGCCGGCGGCCAGCATAACGCGCGCGCCGTCCGGGCCCGCTTCTAGCCGGACCATGCCGCCCCGGCCGTAAACGCCGAGCATGGCTTCTCCGAGCTTTGCGCCGCCGGTGCTGACCGAGCCGGAATGCACGGCGGCGAAGGCGGTCTTCGCATCGTCGATCGGTTCTTCGAACACTGCGCCGGGCGCCATGCGCAGCTCGGCGTATAGGGGTTCGACCGTCACGCCTGTGACCGGGCCCTCGACGCCGATCGAGGTCCTCCCTGCGACGATCTTGGCGACGACGCCGGGCCGTTCGTCGGCGGGCACGGCCGCTTCGCCGTATTCCTGATAGGCGGCCGGTTTCATCTTTTCGGCTTTGGGCAGGTTCACCCAGAGCTGGAAGCCGCTCATCAGCCCGTCTTCCTGCTCGGGCGTTTCGGAATGCACGATGCCGCCCGCCGCGGTCATCCACTGCACCCCGCCCGGTTCGATTACGCCCTCATGGCCCTTGTTGTCGCGATGGCGCATGCGGCCAGCGACCATGTAGGTCACCGTCTCGAAGCCGCGATGGGGGTGGGGCGGGAAGCCCGCGATGTAATCGTCCGGATCGTCGGAGTGGAACTTGTCGAGCATCAGGAACGGGTCGAGCACGCGCAGCTCCGGCGTGCCCAAAAGCCGGGTCAGCTTCACGCCTGCGCCGTCGGAGGTCGGCGTGCCGCGCGTGGTCTTGATGATGGGGCGTTCGGCCTGGCTCATGGGTTCCTCCGCTCGTCTGTGTGTGTAAGCCAAAATCGGTGCTCGGGGCGCGTTTGAACAGGGCGGGGACGCGAAACGCCGCGTTTCCGGTTCGGAAAGGGCGCGTGGACCTTTGCTCCGGCCCGCGCTAGGGCTTGCCGCGCATCGCGCCGACGCTGACGAAGGACTGTCATGACCGAAGACCCGTTCGTTCTGGGCTGGGAAGAGTGGGCCGCCTTTCCCGGGCTCGGCCTTCCCGCCATCAAGGCCAAGGTGGACACCGGCGCGCGCACGAGTGCGCTGCATGCGGTGGCCGTCGAGCCGTTCGGGCCTGAAAGCGCGCCTCAGGTGCGTTTCATCATGCACCCCATCCCCGACCAGCCCGAGGTGGAGGTGATCTGCTCGGCCCCTGCGGTCGACCGCCGCGAGGTGACGAGTTCGAACGGGGAGAGTGAGCTGCGCTGGGTGATCGAGGCGCGGGTCAGGATCGGCGGGCGCGAATGGCCCATCGAGGTGAGCCTCACCAACCGGGAGACCATGCAGTACCGCATGCTTCTGGGGCGCACGGCGATCCGCGACGACATGGTGGTCAATCCCACCCGCTCCTGCGTGCAGGGGCAGCTGAGCTTCGACCTCTACAAGGATTTCCCGCGGAAAAAGCCGGTCAAACGCCCGCTCAGGATCGCGATCCTGACGCGCGAGCCGAAGAACTACTCCTCCCAGCGCCTGAAGGAGGCGGCGGAGAAGCGCGGCCATGTCGCCGAGATGATCAACACCGCCCGGCTGACCATGGCGATCAACGCGATGAACCCGGCGGTCTATCTCGACGGCCGCAAGCTGCCCCGCTACGACGCGGTGATCCCCCGCATCGGCGCCTCGATGACCGATTACGGCATGGCGGTGCTGCGCCAGTTCCGCATGACCGGCGCCTATGTGCTCAACACCGCCGAAGCGATCGGGGCGAGCCGGGACAAGCTCTACGCCCACCAGGTGCTCGCGCGCGCCGGGATCGGCATGCCCACCACCGCGTTCGCCCACTCGCCGAAGGACACGCGCAATCTCATCGAACATGTCGGCGGCGCGCCGCTGGTGGTGAAGCTGCTTGAAAGCACGCAAGGCCGCGGCGTGGTTCTGGCCGAAACGAAAAAGGCCGCCGAGAGCGTTATCGACGCCTTCCGGGGCCTGGACGCGAACTTCATCGTGCAGGAATTCGTCAAGGAGGCGGGCGGGGCGGACATTCGCTGCTTCGTCGTCGGCGGCAAGGTGGTCGCCTCGATGAAGCGTCAGGCGCAGGCCGGCGAGTTCCGCTCCAACCTCCACAGGGGCGGCGAAGCGGTGAAGGTGCGCATCAGCAAGGACGAGCGCGCCGCCGCGGTGAAGGCCGCCCGCGCCATGGGGCTCGCGGTAGCGGGTGTGGATCTGCTGCGCTCGGATTCAGGGCCGAAAGTGCTGGAGGTCAATTCCTCGCCGGGGCTGGAAGGCATCGAGGCGACCAGCGGCAAGGACGTGGCCGGCCTCGTGATCGAGCATATCGAGACCCACGCCCGGGCGGTGTCCCGCCCGCCGGCGCGCCGCAAGGCGAAGGCCGCCGGCGCGGCGGGCGACTCCGAGCCTGAAAAAAAGACCCCGCCGCCCCGGGGATAGGGGGCGGCGGGGCGTAAGGCCGCTGCGGCGTGACAGGGGAACGTC carries:
- a CDS encoding DUF4142 domain-containing protein, which encodes MSDSEHTGLRGAIDRAADAMGGLAGKGAAGMTTGGSKFVERAVNGNRYELQAAAIALKRSRSEAVRAFAQRMKADHTTAHHQMACTLQSIPDAPEPPAELDSRHGQMIDHLEKASDDDFDQRYLEQQDLAHQETAELLDTFATQGDDPRLVMFARGTVPTVKRHLEHVRRLRNG
- a CDS encoding glutathione S-transferase family protein, which translates into the protein MGLLVDGVWRDQWYDTKSTGGRFKRQDSVFRNWVTADGAPGPTGEGGFKAEPGRYHLYVSYACPWAHRTLVFRRLKGLEDMVGLSVVHWRMKDNGWEFRDGPGVIPDPLHGADFLYQVYLAAKTDYTGRVTVPVLWDKQRGTIVSNESADIIRMFNSAFDGVGAAEGDFYPERLRPEIDAANAEIYSHVNNGVYKSGFATAQDVYEEEVTALFAALDRLETQLSDGRPYLLGDTLTEADWRLYTTLVRFDPVYHGHFKCNLKRLIDFPALSAYARRLHTGHGIGDLFDLDHAKRHYYESHDTINPSGVVPRGPHVHVADGRSA
- a CDS encoding pirin family protein; its protein translation is MSQAERPIIKTTRGTPTSDGAGVKLTRLLGTPELRVLDPFLMLDKFHSDDPDDYIAGFPPHPHRGFETVTYMVAGRMRHRDNKGHEGVIEPGGVQWMTAAGGIVHSETPEQEDGLMSGFQLWVNLPKAEKMKPAAYQEYGEAAVPADERPGVVAKIVAGRTSIGVEGPVTGVTVEPLYAELRMAPGAVFEEPIDDAKTAFAAVHSGSVSTGGAKLGEAMLGVYGRGGMVRLEAGPDGARVMLAAGKPIGEPIFWGGPFVMTTEGEVRQAMLDYQQGRF
- the rimK gene encoding 30S ribosomal protein S6--L-glutamate ligase: MTEDPFVLGWEEWAAFPGLGLPAIKAKVDTGARTSALHAVAVEPFGPESAPQVRFIMHPIPDQPEVEVICSAPAVDRREVTSSNGESELRWVIEARVRIGGREWPIEVSLTNRETMQYRMLLGRTAIRDDMVVNPTRSCVQGQLSFDLYKDFPRKKPVKRPLRIAILTREPKNYSSQRLKEAAEKRGHVAEMINTARLTMAINAMNPAVYLDGRKLPRYDAVIPRIGASMTDYGMAVLRQFRMTGAYVLNTAEAIGASRDKLYAHQVLARAGIGMPTTAFAHSPKDTRNLIEHVGGAPLVVKLLESTQGRGVVLAETKKAAESVIDAFRGLDANFIVQEFVKEAGGADIRCFVVGGKVVASMKRQAQAGEFRSNLHRGGEAVKVRISKDERAAAVKAARAMGLAVAGVDLLRSDSGPKVLEVNSSPGLEGIEATSGKDVAGLVIEHIETHARAVSRPPARRKAKAAGAAGDSEPEKKTPPPRG